The following proteins are encoded in a genomic region of Apis mellifera strain DH4 linkage group LG14, Amel_HAv3.1, whole genome shotgun sequence:
- the LOC408451 gene encoding NADPH oxidase 5 isoform X1, which produces MENEVNCMEKDCLVERRRATTLEECSHIIGVNGVARYNKEAFKQLLQDSTLMEKLFSLFDRNGDKILTQDEWIEFLKGRLKNEKSNDLIIQFENVAYSICCDNPVTFEKFQQIFSTKEIIDKLFRRIDEENLGYITSFQIMEFLSNISDTRPLAGFDKRSLEWLEKIFKQTVGNEKEIRREEFNKIVTSKNPFFTDRVFQIFDKDNSGTISLQEFVDAMHQFAGKSPDDKIKFLFKVYDIDGDGLIQLRELEHVMRACLEENGIRFSEEQIEELTMALFDDADQSNRGAITFEALKKQLEKHEGLLENLSISIDRWLVPPKPESKRKSRLQLLASLRPYQLTKPYMKNNYVYIVFISIFILINVSLFVSRLYEYRKSNGYVMLARACGQCLNFNCSFILVLMLRQCITFLRTHGFNSVLPLDQHIYLHKVTGGLICVFSIAHTLMHLLNFGTIVIYDEILNHNNYTLSEWLLTSRPALFGLVRGYANPTGFILVILFLIIMICSMPFVRRGGCFEIFYWSHLLYIPYWILVILHAPNFWKWFIGPGLIYLLERIRRIAWSRSQLGKTYISSGLLLPSKVTHLVIKRPPHFVFHPGDYVFVNIPVIARYEWHPFTISSAPEQEDYIWLHIRAVGEWTNSLYSYFEKEQMKLQRDNIFPIENRNNPNVSESVSMNGKFLSPIPRGNRRSFDNSVFVSDDEKITQSPQSVIGITDVKKMSNNRKLHSLLVSKMPLEKSVSVPDMLPGKKKNDRLIALRDYTRSESERNFNERQIRDARLKSLNEVYSSPQNKGLAQSFRYMRNKPTIIAFKTPSMENYELESNDKNTTQGYRRKQSNNLSTIQSAAEEGRLQMKFEENSKKNHNDIEFDSISHSLNYTVGKPLEIFLDGPYGAPSSHIFQAQHAVLIATGIGVTPFASILQSIMHRYWKARHTCPKCKFSWASEIPPTVMHLRKVDFFWINRDQQSFEWFVNLLSQLEMEQAELGDAMERFLEMHMYITSALQKSDMKAVTLQLAMDLVHQMEKRDLITGLKTRTNAGRPNWDKVFKHLQDQKKGKVTIFYCGPPQLARILRYKCDQFGFNFRKESF; this is translated from the exons atggaaaatgaagTTAACTGTATGGAAAAAGACTGTTTggttgaaagaagaagagcgaCTACGTTGGAAGAATGTTCTCATATAATTGGGGTGAATGGCGTGGCTCGTTACAACAAAGAAGCGTTTAAACAACTTTTACAAGATTCg acGTTGATGGAAAAGTTATTCTcgttattcgatcgaaatggaGACAAAATATTGACGCAAGATGAAtggatcgaatttttaaagggAAGATTGaa aaatgaaaaatcaaatgatCTCATCATTCAATTCGAGAATGTTGCATATTCCATATGCTGTGATAATCCAGTAACTTTTgagaaatttcaacaaatattttctaccaAAGAG attatagataaattatttcgacgaATCGATGAAGAAAATTTGGGATACATCACGTCCTTTCAAATCATGGAATTCCTTTCGAACATCAGCGATACAAG GCCGCTCGCTGGATTCGACAAACGAAGTCTGGAATGGCTGGAAAAGATCTTCAAACAGACGGTGGGCAACGAGAAGGAAATTAGGCGCGAAGAATTCAACAAAATCGTCACTTCGAAGAAC CCATTCTTCACCGACAGAGTGttccaaattttcgacaaGGATAATTCTGGAACTATATCTCTCCAGGAGTTCGTCGATGCTATGCATCAGTTTGCAGGGAAAAGTCCTGACGACAAGATAAAATTCCTGTTCAAGGTTTACGACATCGATG GCGATGGATTGATACAACTTCGGGAGTTGGAACACGTGATGAGAGCTTGTTTGGAGGAAAATGGAATACGATTTAGCGAGGAACAAATCGAGGAATTAACCATGGCTTTGTTCGATGATGCTGATCAGTCTAATCGAGGCGCCATCACTTTCGAAGCTTTGAAGAAACAATTGGAGAAACACGAAGGACTTTTAGAGAATCTTTCAATTag tATCGATCGATGGCTAGTACCACCAAAACCAGAATCGAAGAGGAAATCACGCTTGCAATTGCTCGCTTCGTTGCGTCCTTATCAATTGACGAAGCCATACATGAAGAACAATTACGTTTACATCGTTTTTATCTCGATCTTTATCCTGATCAATGTGTCTTTATTCGTGTCGAGACTCTACGAGTACAGAAAGTCCAATGGTTATGTTATGCTTGCTCGTGCCTGTG GGCAGTGCTTGAATTTCAACTGCAGCTTCATCCTGGTTCTTATGTTGCGCCAGTGCATCACCTTTCTACGAACTCACGGTTTCAATTCTGTATTGCCATTGGATCAACATATTTATCTGCACAAAGTGACTGGAGGTTTAATCTGTGTCTTCAGCATAGCTCACACGTTGATGCATCTTCTTAATTTTG GTACTATTGTTATCTACGACGAAATTCTTAATCACAATAATTATACGTTATCCGAGTGGTTATTGACCAGTCGACCTGCTCTGTTTGGTCTCGTAAGAGGCTATGCAAACCCAACTGGATTCATTCTTGTCATCCTTTTTCTCATAATAATGATATGTTCGATGCCGTTTGTTCGACGTGGTGGATGTTTCGAg aTATTTTACTGGTCACATTTGTTGTACATACCATACTGGATATTAGTCATACTACATGCACcgaatttttggaaatggtTTATAGGGCCAGgcttaatatatttgttggaAAGAATACGTAGAATTGCCTGGTCTCGTTCACAATTAGGAAAAACGTACATAAGCTCAGGTCTTCTTCTACCGTCGAAAGTCACGCATTTGGTTATCAAGAGGCCTCcacattttgtttttcatcCCGGTGATTACGTCTTCGTGAATATTCCTGTCATAGCTCGTTACGAATGGCATCCATTCACTATTAGCAGCGCTCCAGAACAAGAag attatatatggCTTCACATTAGAGCAGTGGGCGAATGGACCAATAGTCTTTACTCATACTTTGAAAAGGAGCAGATGAAACTTCAAAGggataatatatttccaattgaAAATCGCAATAATCCAAACGTTTCTGAATCAGT atccatgaatggaaaatttctttcacccATTCCAAGAGGGAATCGTCGTAGTTTTGATAATTCTGTGTTTGTTTctgatgatgaaaaaataacaCAATCGCCTCAGTCTGTAATtg GTATAACGgatgttaaaaaaatgtcaaataaTCGGAAGCTTCATTCATTGCTCGTTAGCAAGATGCCTTTGGAGAAATCTGTCTCTGTACCTGACATGCTAccagggaaaaagaaaaatgatcgattaattgc ACTTCGTGATTATACAAGATCAGAATCAGAGAGAAATTTCAACGAACGTCAGATACGCGATGCACGTTTGAAATCCTTAAACGAGGTCTATTCAAGTCCTCAGAATAAAGGATTGGCGCAAAGTTTTCGATACATGAGGAATAAACCCACTATAATTGCTTTCAAGACTCCAAGTatggaaaattatgaattggaATCGAACGACAAAAATA CAACACAAGGATACAGAAGAAAACAGTCCAATAATTTAAGCACGATCCAATCGGCAGCAGAGGAGGGTAGATTGCaaatgaaattcgaagaaaattcaaaaaagaacCATAACGATATTGAGTTTGACTCAATTTCTCATTCATTGAACTATACTGTTGGAAAACCATTGGAG attttcttgGATGGACCATACGGAGCTCCTTCAAGTCACATATTCCAAGCTCAACACGCAGTTTTAATTGCAACTGGAATCGGAGTCACACCTTTTGCTTCCATATTACAGTCTATCATGCATCGTTATTGGAAAGCTAGGCATACTTGTCCAAAATGCAAATTCTCGTGGGCTAGTGAAATTCCTCCTACTGTGATGCATCTTCGAAag GTTGATTTCTTTTGGATTAACAGAGATCAACAATCCTTCGAATggtttgtaaatttattatctcaaTTGGAAATGGAACAAGCAGAATTAGGTGACGCCATGGAACGTTTTCTTGAGatgcatatgtatattacCAGTGCTTTACAAAAAAGTGACATGAAAGCTGTAACTTTGCAATTGGCTATGGATTTGGTTCATCAAAtg GAGAAACGGGATCTTATAACAGGTTTGAAGACACGGACGAATGCTGGCCGACCAAATTGGGATAAGGTATTCAAACATCTTCAGGATCAGAAAAAAGGCAAAGTAACGATCTTTTATTGTGGTCCACCACAATTGGCAAGAATTTTACGTTACAAGTGTGATCAGTTTGGATTCAATTTCAGAAaggaatcattttaa
- the LOC408451 gene encoding NADPH oxidase 5 isoform X2 → MEKLFSLFDRNGDKILTQDEWIEFLKGRLKNEKSNDLIIQFENVAYSICCDNPVTFEKFQQIFSTKEIIDKLFRRIDEENLGYITSFQIMEFLSNISDTRPLAGFDKRSLEWLEKIFKQTVGNEKEIRREEFNKIVTSKNPFFTDRVFQIFDKDNSGTISLQEFVDAMHQFAGKSPDDKIKFLFKVYDIDGDGLIQLRELEHVMRACLEENGIRFSEEQIEELTMALFDDADQSNRGAITFEALKKQLEKHEGLLENLSISIDRWLVPPKPESKRKSRLQLLASLRPYQLTKPYMKNNYVYIVFISIFILINVSLFVSRLYEYRKSNGYVMLARACGQCLNFNCSFILVLMLRQCITFLRTHGFNSVLPLDQHIYLHKVTGGLICVFSIAHTLMHLLNFGTIVIYDEILNHNNYTLSEWLLTSRPALFGLVRGYANPTGFILVILFLIIMICSMPFVRRGGCFEIFYWSHLLYIPYWILVILHAPNFWKWFIGPGLIYLLERIRRIAWSRSQLGKTYISSGLLLPSKVTHLVIKRPPHFVFHPGDYVFVNIPVIARYEWHPFTISSAPEQEDYIWLHIRAVGEWTNSLYSYFEKEQMKLQRDNIFPIENRNNPNVSESVSMNGKFLSPIPRGNRRSFDNSVFVSDDEKITQSPQSVIGITDVKKMSNNRKLHSLLVSKMPLEKSVSVPDMLPGKKKNDRLIALRDYTRSESERNFNERQIRDARLKSLNEVYSSPQNKGLAQSFRYMRNKPTIIAFKTPSMENYELESNDKNTTQGYRRKQSNNLSTIQSAAEEGRLQMKFEENSKKNHNDIEFDSISHSLNYTVGKPLEIFLDGPYGAPSSHIFQAQHAVLIATGIGVTPFASILQSIMHRYWKARHTCPKCKFSWASEIPPTVMHLRKVDFFWINRDQQSFEWFVNLLSQLEMEQAELGDAMERFLEMHMYITSALQKSDMKAVTLQLAMDLVHQMEKRDLITGLKTRTNAGRPNWDKVFKHLQDQKKGKVTIFYCGPPQLARILRYKCDQFGFNFRKESF, encoded by the exons ATGGAAAAGTTATTCTcgttattcgatcgaaatggaGACAAAATATTGACGCAAGATGAAtggatcgaatttttaaagggAAGATTGaa aaatgaaaaatcaaatgatCTCATCATTCAATTCGAGAATGTTGCATATTCCATATGCTGTGATAATCCAGTAACTTTTgagaaatttcaacaaatattttctaccaAAGAG attatagataaattatttcgacgaATCGATGAAGAAAATTTGGGATACATCACGTCCTTTCAAATCATGGAATTCCTTTCGAACATCAGCGATACAAG GCCGCTCGCTGGATTCGACAAACGAAGTCTGGAATGGCTGGAAAAGATCTTCAAACAGACGGTGGGCAACGAGAAGGAAATTAGGCGCGAAGAATTCAACAAAATCGTCACTTCGAAGAAC CCATTCTTCACCGACAGAGTGttccaaattttcgacaaGGATAATTCTGGAACTATATCTCTCCAGGAGTTCGTCGATGCTATGCATCAGTTTGCAGGGAAAAGTCCTGACGACAAGATAAAATTCCTGTTCAAGGTTTACGACATCGATG GCGATGGATTGATACAACTTCGGGAGTTGGAACACGTGATGAGAGCTTGTTTGGAGGAAAATGGAATACGATTTAGCGAGGAACAAATCGAGGAATTAACCATGGCTTTGTTCGATGATGCTGATCAGTCTAATCGAGGCGCCATCACTTTCGAAGCTTTGAAGAAACAATTGGAGAAACACGAAGGACTTTTAGAGAATCTTTCAATTag tATCGATCGATGGCTAGTACCACCAAAACCAGAATCGAAGAGGAAATCACGCTTGCAATTGCTCGCTTCGTTGCGTCCTTATCAATTGACGAAGCCATACATGAAGAACAATTACGTTTACATCGTTTTTATCTCGATCTTTATCCTGATCAATGTGTCTTTATTCGTGTCGAGACTCTACGAGTACAGAAAGTCCAATGGTTATGTTATGCTTGCTCGTGCCTGTG GGCAGTGCTTGAATTTCAACTGCAGCTTCATCCTGGTTCTTATGTTGCGCCAGTGCATCACCTTTCTACGAACTCACGGTTTCAATTCTGTATTGCCATTGGATCAACATATTTATCTGCACAAAGTGACTGGAGGTTTAATCTGTGTCTTCAGCATAGCTCACACGTTGATGCATCTTCTTAATTTTG GTACTATTGTTATCTACGACGAAATTCTTAATCACAATAATTATACGTTATCCGAGTGGTTATTGACCAGTCGACCTGCTCTGTTTGGTCTCGTAAGAGGCTATGCAAACCCAACTGGATTCATTCTTGTCATCCTTTTTCTCATAATAATGATATGTTCGATGCCGTTTGTTCGACGTGGTGGATGTTTCGAg aTATTTTACTGGTCACATTTGTTGTACATACCATACTGGATATTAGTCATACTACATGCACcgaatttttggaaatggtTTATAGGGCCAGgcttaatatatttgttggaAAGAATACGTAGAATTGCCTGGTCTCGTTCACAATTAGGAAAAACGTACATAAGCTCAGGTCTTCTTCTACCGTCGAAAGTCACGCATTTGGTTATCAAGAGGCCTCcacattttgtttttcatcCCGGTGATTACGTCTTCGTGAATATTCCTGTCATAGCTCGTTACGAATGGCATCCATTCACTATTAGCAGCGCTCCAGAACAAGAag attatatatggCTTCACATTAGAGCAGTGGGCGAATGGACCAATAGTCTTTACTCATACTTTGAAAAGGAGCAGATGAAACTTCAAAGggataatatatttccaattgaAAATCGCAATAATCCAAACGTTTCTGAATCAGT atccatgaatggaaaatttctttcacccATTCCAAGAGGGAATCGTCGTAGTTTTGATAATTCTGTGTTTGTTTctgatgatgaaaaaataacaCAATCGCCTCAGTCTGTAATtg GTATAACGgatgttaaaaaaatgtcaaataaTCGGAAGCTTCATTCATTGCTCGTTAGCAAGATGCCTTTGGAGAAATCTGTCTCTGTACCTGACATGCTAccagggaaaaagaaaaatgatcgattaattgc ACTTCGTGATTATACAAGATCAGAATCAGAGAGAAATTTCAACGAACGTCAGATACGCGATGCACGTTTGAAATCCTTAAACGAGGTCTATTCAAGTCCTCAGAATAAAGGATTGGCGCAAAGTTTTCGATACATGAGGAATAAACCCACTATAATTGCTTTCAAGACTCCAAGTatggaaaattatgaattggaATCGAACGACAAAAATA CAACACAAGGATACAGAAGAAAACAGTCCAATAATTTAAGCACGATCCAATCGGCAGCAGAGGAGGGTAGATTGCaaatgaaattcgaagaaaattcaaaaaagaacCATAACGATATTGAGTTTGACTCAATTTCTCATTCATTGAACTATACTGTTGGAAAACCATTGGAG attttcttgGATGGACCATACGGAGCTCCTTCAAGTCACATATTCCAAGCTCAACACGCAGTTTTAATTGCAACTGGAATCGGAGTCACACCTTTTGCTTCCATATTACAGTCTATCATGCATCGTTATTGGAAAGCTAGGCATACTTGTCCAAAATGCAAATTCTCGTGGGCTAGTGAAATTCCTCCTACTGTGATGCATCTTCGAAag GTTGATTTCTTTTGGATTAACAGAGATCAACAATCCTTCGAATggtttgtaaatttattatctcaaTTGGAAATGGAACAAGCAGAATTAGGTGACGCCATGGAACGTTTTCTTGAGatgcatatgtatattacCAGTGCTTTACAAAAAAGTGACATGAAAGCTGTAACTTTGCAATTGGCTATGGATTTGGTTCATCAAAtg GAGAAACGGGATCTTATAACAGGTTTGAAGACACGGACGAATGCTGGCCGACCAAATTGGGATAAGGTATTCAAACATCTTCAGGATCAGAAAAAAGGCAAAGTAACGATCTTTTATTGTGGTCCACCACAATTGGCAAGAATTTTACGTTACAAGTGTGATCAGTTTGGATTCAATTTCAGAAaggaatcattttaa